In Limnobaculum parvum, one DNA window encodes the following:
- a CDS encoding DUF1016 N-terminal domain-containing protein, which yields MKQLAKGLRTAFPELKGFSRANLMSMRAFAEAWPDMAIVLFTRLKDTELRMAYARQALEYGWSRNRD from the coding sequence ATTAAACAGTTAGCCAAAGGTTTAAGAACAGCATTTCCGGAACTTAAAGGTTTTTCCCGCGCTAACCTTATGTCAATGCGTGCTTTTGCTGAAGCCTGGCCTGATATGGCAATTGTGCTATTTACGCGTTTAAAAGATACCGAGCTGCGTATGGCCTATGCCCGGCAGGCGCTTGAATATGGCTGGTCTCGCAATAGAGACTGA
- the hypE gene encoding hydrogenase expression/formation protein HypE: MAFTEKDVVTMAHGSGGQAMQQLIEQLFLQAFSNPALNEREDQARIPLSLLTSVGDRLAFSTDSYVIDPIFFPGGNIGKLAVCGTVNDVAVSGAVPQYLSCGFILEEGLPLQQLEQIVKSMADTATAAGVAIVTGDTKVVQRGAADKVFINTAGIGTIPASIQWGAQHIRPGDSILVSGTLGDHGATILNLRENLGLEAALTSDCAVLTPLIAPLRDIDGVRALRDATRGGVTAILHEFAAASGCGMSINEGDLPVNSAVRGVCELLGLEPLNFANEGKLVIVVAPEAEQATLAALRAHPLGKDAEVIGTVTDTARVQLKGIFGASRLLDLPHSEPLPRIC; this comes from the coding sequence ATGGCTTTTACTGAAAAAGATGTGGTTACCATGGCGCATGGTAGCGGCGGTCAGGCTATGCAGCAGCTGATTGAACAGTTGTTTTTACAGGCTTTTTCTAATCCGGCTCTGAATGAACGGGAAGATCAGGCGCGTATTCCATTGTCATTACTGACGTCAGTGGGCGATCGCTTAGCGTTTAGCACCGATAGCTATGTTATTGATCCTATTTTCTTTCCCGGCGGTAATATCGGTAAGCTGGCGGTTTGTGGAACGGTCAATGATGTGGCGGTGAGCGGTGCGGTTCCGCAATACCTCTCTTGTGGGTTTATCCTTGAAGAAGGGTTACCGCTGCAACAGCTGGAGCAAATTGTTAAATCCATGGCTGACACTGCGACTGCTGCTGGAGTTGCGATTGTTACCGGTGACACCAAAGTGGTGCAGCGTGGCGCAGCAGATAAAGTATTTATTAATACGGCAGGTATTGGCACAATTCCGGCGTCCATTCAGTGGGGTGCCCAACACATTCGCCCTGGCGATAGTATTCTCGTGAGTGGAACATTAGGGGATCATGGCGCAACCATTCTGAATTTGCGTGAAAATCTGGGGCTGGAAGCCGCGTTAACTAGCGATTGTGCGGTCTTAACGCCACTGATTGCGCCATTACGCGATATCGATGGCGTCAGAGCATTACGCGATGCAACCCGAGGCGGCGTAACCGCCATCCTGCATGAGTTTGCCGCTGCCAGCGGCTGCGGTATGTCGATTAACGAAGGCGATTTGCCGGTAAACTCTGCGGTTCGTGGGGTATGTGAACTGTTGGGGCTAGAGCCGCTAAACTTTGCCAATGAAGGTAAGTTGGTGATTGTGGTCGCACCAGAAGCAGAGCAGGCAACGTTAGCTGCATTACGTGCCCATCCTTTGGGTAAAGATGCTGAGGTGATTGGTACAGTAACCGATACCGCCAGAGTTCAACTCAAAGGAATCTTTGGTGCTTCTCGCCTGCTGGATTTACCGCATAGCGAACCATTGCCAAGAATTTGTTAA
- the hypD gene encoding hydrogenase formation protein HypD, producing MQYVDEFRDPELAKTLLAHIRHKVSAIAKASERPLQLMEVCGGHTHAIYKFGIDQLLPPEIEFVHGPGCPVCVLPMGRIDGCIEIAERPEVIFCTYGDAMRVPGRNGSLLDAKRRGADVRIVYSPLDTLTFAEQNPDKQVVFFGLGFETTMPSTALTLQQAKRRGLTNFSIFCQHITIIPTLRSLLEQPDVRIDGFLAPGHVSMVIGTTPYGFIAEDFHKPLVVTGFEPLDILQALAMLVDQIHDGRCEVENQYKRIVSQQGNALARKALDDVFELKESSEWRGLGSIAGSGVQLTPAYREFDAELRFNTQEHQEVADDPLARCGDVLTGRCKPNDCPLFGTRCTPQNAFGALMVSSEGACAAYYQYRRGLA from the coding sequence ATGCAGTACGTTGATGAATTTCGCGATCCCGAACTGGCAAAAACACTGCTGGCCCATATTCGACATAAAGTATCCGCTATTGCTAAGGCCAGTGAACGTCCACTGCAACTGATGGAAGTGTGCGGTGGACATACTCACGCTATCTACAAGTTTGGTATTGACCAACTGTTACCACCAGAAATTGAATTTGTGCATGGGCCGGGTTGCCCGGTGTGTGTCTTGCCGATGGGACGCATTGACGGCTGTATTGAGATTGCCGAACGACCTGAGGTGATTTTTTGTACCTATGGTGATGCAATGCGGGTGCCCGGACGCAATGGCTCTCTGTTAGATGCCAAACGCCGTGGTGCTGATGTGCGTATTGTCTACTCCCCATTGGATACCCTGACTTTTGCCGAGCAAAATCCGGATAAGCAGGTGGTGTTCTTTGGCCTTGGTTTTGAAACCACCATGCCAAGTACCGCGTTGACGCTACAACAGGCTAAGCGTCGTGGTTTAACGAATTTCAGTATTTTCTGTCAGCACATTACCATTATCCCAACGTTGCGCAGCCTGTTAGAGCAACCGGATGTCAGAATCGACGGCTTTCTTGCACCTGGTCATGTGAGTATGGTGATTGGTACTACGCCTTACGGCTTTATTGCGGAAGACTTCCATAAACCACTAGTGGTTACCGGATTTGAACCGTTAGATATTTTGCAGGCGCTGGCTATGCTGGTGGATCAGATACATGACGGTCGCTGTGAAGTGGAAAACCAATATAAGCGTATCGTTTCTCAGCAGGGAAATGCGCTGGCACGTAAAGCACTGGATGACGTTTTTGAACTGAAAGAGAGCAGCGAATGGCGTGGTTTGGGCTCGATTGCAGGTTCTGGCGTACAGTTAACCCCTGCTTATCGCGAGTTTGATGCAGAATTGCGTTTTAACACTCAGGAGCATCAGGAGGTGGCTGACGATCCCTTGGCTCGCTGCGGGGATGTTCTGACCGGGCGCTGTAAGCCAAATGATTGTCCGCTGTTTGGTACCCGCTGTACGCCACAAAACGCATTCGGGGCACTGATGGTTTCCTCTGAAGGTGCGTGTGCCGCCTATTATCAATATCGCCGGGGGCTCGCTTAA
- the atoC gene encoding acetoacetate metabolism transcriptional regulator AtoC has protein sequence MKKSYRILIVDDEESVRRMLTTVFTRDGHQPICAEDGQQALELFKQQTPDIVLMDIRMPKLNGMEALQVMRQTHQNIPVILMTAYAAVETAVEALRLGAFDYVIKPFDLDELKIMIGRAMQLREMKQEINLLHRALSDSYQWDRILTNSPKMMELCKDTAKIAQSNASVLITGESGTGKELIAKAIHYNSPRAKGPFIKINCGALPESLLESELFGHEKGAFTGAQTQRQGLFERANQGTLLLDEVGEMPHNLQVKLLRVLQEREFERLGGGHTIKTDIRLIAATNRNLAAMVEQGEFRQDLFYRLNVIHLSPIPLRERPEDIALLAQHFLQKFSAENSKEIVELDPSTLAILESYPWPGNVRELSNAIERAVIMSTGFIIFPDELPEHLQQQLNIPHIGETGHPLIGHTLKENLKAYERELICTALANNQGNRVQAARFLGISRRALMYKLQEYRID, from the coding sequence ATGAAAAAATCCTACCGTATTCTAATCGTTGATGATGAAGAGAGCGTTCGTCGTATGCTCACCACCGTATTTACCCGTGACGGACACCAGCCCATCTGTGCAGAGGACGGTCAACAGGCGTTAGAACTCTTTAAACAACAAACGCCAGATATCGTTCTGATGGATATTCGTATGCCCAAGCTAAATGGCATGGAAGCACTACAGGTGATGCGGCAAACTCACCAGAACATACCGGTCATTTTAATGACCGCCTATGCGGCAGTGGAAACCGCCGTGGAAGCTCTGCGTCTAGGCGCATTTGACTATGTCATTAAACCTTTCGATCTCGATGAGCTAAAAATAATGATCGGTCGTGCTATGCAGCTACGGGAAATGAAGCAGGAGATTAATCTGCTCCACCGCGCGTTGTCTGACAGCTACCAGTGGGATCGTATTCTCACCAACAGCCCCAAAATGATGGAGTTGTGCAAAGACACGGCAAAAATAGCCCAGAGTAATGCCAGCGTGCTGATCACCGGAGAAAGCGGCACCGGTAAGGAGTTAATTGCCAAGGCTATTCACTATAACAGCCCGCGAGCTAAAGGCCCTTTCATTAAAATTAACTGTGGCGCACTGCCGGAGTCTTTACTGGAAAGTGAACTATTCGGCCATGAAAAAGGGGCATTTACCGGTGCGCAAACTCAACGCCAGGGGCTATTTGAACGCGCCAATCAAGGGACTCTACTGTTAGATGAAGTTGGCGAAATGCCCCATAACTTACAGGTAAAACTGTTACGTGTTTTGCAGGAAAGAGAGTTTGAACGATTGGGTGGAGGCCACACCATTAAAACCGACATTCGCCTGATTGCCGCCACTAACCGTAATCTGGCCGCTATGGTGGAACAAGGAGAGTTTCGTCAGGACTTATTCTATCGCCTGAACGTCATACATCTTTCACCCATTCCCCTACGCGAACGCCCAGAAGATATCGCGCTGTTGGCTCAGCACTTTTTACAAAAATTCAGTGCAGAAAATAGCAAAGAAATTGTAGAACTAGATCCCAGCACATTAGCCATTCTTGAAAGTTACCCGTGGCCGGGGAATGTCAGAGAACTCTCCAACGCCATTGAGCGAGCGGTCATCATGAGCACCGGATTTATTATCTTCCCGGATGAACTACCGGAACACTTACAGCAGCAGCTCAATATTCCCCATATCGGCGAAACGGGGCATCCCCTAATAGGGCATACGCTAAAAGAGAACCTAAAAGCTTACGAACGTGAATTAATTTGCACCGCACTGGCGAACAATCAGGGGAATCGGGTTCAGGCAGCCCGTTTTCTGGGGATCAGCCGTCGGGCATTAATGTATAAACTGCAAGAGTATCGTATTGACTAA
- a CDS encoding acetyl-CoA C-acetyltransferase, translated as MNNIVIVSAARTAIGSFNGSLASVSAVDLGSVVIREAMARAGISGEAVDEVIFGNVLQAGLGQNPARQALLKSGIPETVCAYTVNKVCGSGLKSVALAAQAILAGDAQTIVAGGMENMSQAPYLLDSKARWGYRLGDGKLMDVILQDGLMCATHDYHMGITAENVAKEYDISREAQDELALTSQQKAVAAINSGAFAKEIVPVTVKNRKGDTIVDTDEFPKADTTAEGLAKLRPAFTKEGTVTAGNASGINDGAAALVVMSESRAKALGLTPLARIRGYANGGVAPSLMGMGPVPATLNALKKTGLSLSDIDLIEANEAFAAQFLAVGKTLGFDPAKVNVNGGAIALGHPIGASGARILVTLLHSLQARDKTLGLATLCIGGGQGTAMIVERMS; from the coding sequence ATGAACAACATTGTTATCGTCAGCGCAGCGCGTACCGCCATCGGCAGCTTTAACGGCTCACTGGCTTCGGTTTCTGCCGTTGATTTAGGTTCAGTGGTTATTCGTGAAGCAATGGCCCGTGCTGGTATCAGCGGTGAAGCGGTTGATGAAGTTATTTTTGGTAACGTACTTCAAGCTGGTTTAGGTCAAAACCCGGCTCGTCAGGCACTGTTAAAAAGCGGCATTCCTGAAACGGTTTGTGCCTATACCGTTAACAAGGTTTGTGGTTCTGGCCTGAAAAGCGTCGCACTGGCAGCACAGGCAATTCTTGCCGGTGATGCGCAGACAATTGTTGCTGGTGGTATGGAAAACATGAGTCAGGCTCCTTACCTGCTGGATAGCAAAGCACGTTGGGGCTACCGTTTAGGTGATGGCAAACTGATGGACGTTATCCTTCAGGACGGCTTAATGTGCGCCACTCACGATTACCACATGGGAATCACCGCAGAAAACGTGGCTAAAGAGTATGACATCAGTCGAGAAGCTCAAGACGAGTTGGCACTGACATCACAGCAAAAAGCGGTTGCGGCCATTAACAGTGGCGCATTCGCCAAAGAAATCGTTCCAGTAACGGTAAAAAACCGTAAAGGCGACACTATCGTCGATACTGATGAATTCCCAAAAGCGGATACCACAGCGGAAGGTTTGGCAAAACTGCGTCCTGCCTTCACCAAAGAAGGAACGGTAACAGCGGGTAATGCTTCGGGTATTAACGATGGAGCCGCTGCGTTAGTGGTGATGTCCGAAAGCCGTGCTAAAGCGCTGGGGTTAACACCTCTGGCCCGTATCAGAGGCTACGCCAACGGCGGTGTTGCTCCATCCCTGATGGGGATGGGCCCGGTACCTGCAACGCTGAATGCGTTAAAGAAAACTGGTCTGTCACTGTCTGATATCGACCTGATTGAAGCGAACGAAGCTTTCGCCGCTCAGTTCTTGGCGGTAGGTAAAACGCTGGGATTTGACCCTGCCAAAGTTAACGTTAACGGCGGTGCTATCGCTCTGGGTCACCCAATCGGTGCATCCGGTGCGCGTATTCTGGTAACTCTGCTGCATTCATTACAAGCTAGAGATAAAACGCTGGGTCTAGCCACGCTGTGTATTGGCGGTGGTCAGGGTACGGCAATGATTGTTGAGCGTATGAGTTAA
- the hybG gene encoding hydrogenase maturation factor HybG has translation MCLGVPGQIVAVGKDIHQLAQVDVCGVKRDVNIALICEGEPAELIGQWVLVHVGFAMSIINEEEAQATLEALMAMSVLEHEVGDFIGINAGADDAVR, from the coding sequence ATGTGCTTAGGGGTTCCGGGTCAGATCGTTGCCGTAGGTAAAGATATTCATCAACTGGCTCAGGTTGACGTTTGTGGTGTAAAGCGCGACGTGAATATTGCGCTTATTTGTGAAGGTGAGCCGGCCGAATTAATCGGCCAGTGGGTTCTGGTTCACGTTGGTTTTGCGATGAGCATCATTAATGAAGAAGAGGCTCAGGCCACGCTGGAAGCCCTGATGGCAATGAGCGTGCTGGAGCACGAAGTGGGTGATTTTATCGGGATCAATGCCGGAGCGGATGATGCAGTACGTTGA
- a CDS encoding CoA transferase subunit B — protein MNAKELIARRVALELHDGDIVNLGIGLPTQVVNYLPQDIHITLQSENGFLGLGPVTEAHPNLVNAGGQPCGVLPGAAMFDSAFSFALIRGGHVDASVLGGLQVDQNANLANWMVPGKMVPGMGGAMDLVTGARRVIIAMEHCAKDGSSKILKQCTLPLTAKNKVSMIVTEMGVFEFEKGHLILKEHAPGVTLEAIQTATDAEFSVAADFKVMPIVIEEGVA, from the coding sequence ATGAATGCAAAAGAACTCATCGCTCGCCGCGTAGCCCTTGAACTGCATGATGGTGACATTGTTAACCTAGGTATCGGCTTGCCAACTCAAGTAGTGAATTACTTACCACAAGATATTCATATCACCCTACAGTCAGAAAATGGTTTTCTGGGTTTAGGCCCGGTAACTGAAGCACATCCTAATCTGGTCAACGCGGGCGGGCAACCTTGTGGTGTTCTGCCGGGTGCCGCCATGTTTGATAGTGCCTTCTCCTTTGCCCTGATCCGTGGAGGTCATGTTGATGCAAGCGTCTTAGGCGGCCTTCAGGTCGACCAAAACGCTAACCTAGCAAACTGGATGGTTCCAGGGAAAATGGTACCGGGTATGGGCGGAGCAATGGACCTCGTTACTGGTGCTCGCCGCGTAATTATTGCCATGGAACATTGCGCCAAAGATGGCTCATCAAAAATCCTCAAACAGTGCACTTTACCGTTAACCGCCAAAAACAAAGTCAGCATGATTGTGACTGAGATGGGCGTTTTTGAGTTTGAGAAGGGACATCTGATCCTGAAAGAACATGCTCCGGGCGTCACGCTTGAAGCTATCCAGACTGCTACCGATGCTGAATTCAGCGTTGCGGCAGACTTTAAAGTTATGCCAATCGTTATTGAGGAAGGTGTAGCATGA
- a CDS encoding TIGR00366 family protein, translated as MIGRISRFLTGFVSRYLPDPLIFAMLLTMLTFVIALALTPHTPVEMVQMWGNGFWNLLGFGMQMALIIVTGHALASSAPVKRILKLTASAAKTPAQGVMLVTFFGSVACVINWGFGLVVGAMFAREVARRVKGSDYPLLIACAYIGFLTWGGGFSGSMPLLAATPGNPVEHIAGLIPVSQTIFTGYNIFITLSLIVVMPFVTRMMMPKPGDVVTVDPSLLAEEPDFQKKLPADAPVAEKMEESRIIAWIIGALGIAYLGMYFYDKGFNITINTVNMMFMIAGLLLHKTPMAYMRAISAAAKSTAGILVQFPFYAGIQLMMEHSGLGGLITEWFINVANKDTFPIMTFFSSALINFAVPSGGGHWVIQGPFVMPAAQALGADLGKSAMAIAYGEQWMNMAQPFWALPALAIAGLGVRDIMGYCVTALLFSGIIFVIGLTVF; from the coding sequence ATGATCGGCCGTATATCTCGTTTCTTAACTGGCTTTGTCAGTCGTTATCTACCTGACCCGCTAATTTTCGCCATGCTGTTAACCATGCTCACTTTTGTTATCGCACTGGCTCTGACACCACATACGCCTGTTGAGATGGTGCAAATGTGGGGTAACGGCTTCTGGAACCTGCTGGGTTTCGGTATGCAAATGGCGCTGATTATCGTCACAGGACATGCTTTGGCCAGTTCTGCGCCGGTTAAGCGCATTCTGAAGCTAACTGCATCTGCCGCTAAAACACCGGCACAGGGCGTGATGCTGGTAACGTTCTTCGGTTCCGTTGCCTGTGTGATTAACTGGGGTTTTGGGCTGGTAGTAGGCGCAATGTTTGCCCGCGAAGTGGCTCGTCGGGTGAAAGGCTCTGACTATCCGCTGTTGATTGCCTGTGCCTACATCGGCTTCCTGACATGGGGTGGTGGTTTCTCTGGTTCAATGCCGCTGTTGGCAGCGACACCAGGTAACCCGGTTGAGCATATTGCAGGTCTAATTCCGGTTTCTCAAACCATCTTCACGGGCTACAACATCTTTATCACTTTATCTCTCATTGTGGTGATGCCGTTTGTGACCCGTATGATGATGCCAAAACCGGGAGATGTGGTAACAGTTGACCCATCTCTGCTGGCTGAAGAGCCTGACTTCCAGAAAAAACTTCCTGCTGATGCTCCAGTGGCAGAGAAAATGGAAGAAAGCCGCATCATCGCGTGGATTATTGGTGCGCTGGGTATCGCTTACTTAGGCATGTACTTCTACGACAAAGGCTTCAACATCACCATCAACACCGTCAACATGATGTTTATGATTGCCGGTTTACTGCTGCACAAAACACCAATGGCTTATATGCGCGCTATTTCTGCCGCAGCCAAAAGCACCGCAGGTATTCTGGTGCAGTTCCCGTTCTATGCTGGTATCCAGCTAATGATGGAACACTCCGGTTTGGGCGGTCTGATCACCGAGTGGTTTATTAACGTCGCCAACAAAGACACCTTCCCAATCATGACCTTCTTTAGCTCCGCATTGATTAACTTTGCGGTGCCATCAGGTGGCGGCCACTGGGTTATTCAGGGTCCATTTGTTATGCCTGCGGCACAAGCATTAGGAGCCGATTTAGGTAAATCAGCTATGGCAATCGCCTACGGCGAACAATGGATGAACATGGCACAACCATTTTGGGCTCTGCCTGCTCTGGCTATTGCTGGTTTAGGGGTTCGGGACATTATGGGTTATTGCGTCACCGCCCTGCTGTTCTCCGGCATCATATTTGTTATCGGCCTCACCGTATTCTGA
- the atoD gene encoding acetate CoA-transferase subunit alpha: MKNKHIDIQQAAEYFRDGMTIMVGGFMGVGTPPRLVEALLNSGVKDLTIIANDTAFIDTGIGPLVVNGRVKKVIASHIGTNPETGRRMIAGEMEVELVPQGTLIERIRCGGAGLGGFLTPTGVGTVVEEGKQKLTIDGADYLLELPLRADLALIQSHIADHQGNLVYQLTARNFNPIIALAADVVIAEPDSLVAVGDIAPDHVMTPGALIDHIVYPKES, encoded by the coding sequence ATGAAAAATAAACATATTGATATACAGCAAGCTGCTGAATATTTTCGTGATGGCATGACTATCATGGTTGGCGGTTTCATGGGTGTGGGAACACCGCCGCGTCTGGTCGAGGCCCTACTTAATTCAGGTGTAAAAGATTTAACGATTATTGCTAACGATACCGCATTTATTGATACCGGCATTGGCCCTTTAGTGGTCAACGGTAGAGTGAAAAAGGTCATTGCTTCGCACATCGGCACCAATCCAGAAACAGGCCGCCGCATGATTGCCGGTGAAATGGAAGTTGAGCTGGTACCTCAGGGAACGCTGATTGAACGGATCCGTTGTGGCGGTGCTGGCTTGGGTGGTTTTTTAACCCCGACAGGGGTTGGTACCGTGGTCGAAGAAGGCAAACAAAAACTCACTATCGACGGCGCTGACTATCTTCTGGAACTCCCTCTGCGCGCTGATTTAGCACTCATTCAATCCCATATTGCTGACCATCAGGGCAACCTAGTTTATCAATTAACTGCTCGTAACTTTAACCCCATCATCGCACTGGCTGCCGATGTGGTTATTGCTGAGCCGGATAGTTTGGTGGCTGTGGGTGACATCGCCCCCGACCACGTTATGACGCCGGGTGCATTAATCGATCATATTGTTTATCCAAAGGAGAGCTAA
- a CDS encoding purine-nucleoside phosphorylase, which produces MLKKSVYPLFFIPLFISGQALANEAPIKVKVFVGSMFEIGQNTGDKAGEFQYWYEKYFKNSQPITVKGAASPVFCNDNGVCGSVLGMGKVASSSSVQAILLNPQFDMSQTYFMINGVAGTPPSRGTIGDVSWGSWVIDYDLGHRWAPAEGLHDGQTFMPRKGYENIRSYQLNPTLVSWAMKVTGQTKLLDSEGAQKYRQRYPDDNARRAPKVLTGTHMTGDTFFHGPGMSKEAQYIAKLYGADDYLVTEMEIAAITQVIARTQGTTQRVFSLRGSVNFDQGNPNETTLEHLDPAPGQTAGGFKETVENIATVGGEMTDYIVSHWDTWQNGVPALK; this is translated from the coding sequence ATGTTAAAGAAGAGTGTGTATCCGTTGTTTTTTATTCCACTTTTTATCTCAGGTCAGGCATTAGCCAACGAAGCACCAATTAAAGTGAAAGTATTCGTTGGTTCTATGTTTGAAATCGGCCAAAACACTGGAGATAAAGCCGGAGAGTTCCAGTATTGGTATGAGAAATATTTTAAAAACAGCCAACCAATCACTGTTAAAGGTGCGGCATCACCGGTTTTCTGTAACGACAATGGCGTATGTGGTTCCGTATTAGGCATGGGTAAAGTGGCCTCTTCCTCCTCTGTGCAGGCTATTCTGCTAAACCCGCAGTTTGATATGTCACAAACCTACTTCATGATTAATGGCGTTGCCGGTACGCCGCCATCTCGCGGAACCATCGGAGACGTTAGCTGGGGTTCATGGGTCATTGATTACGATCTGGGTCACCGCTGGGCACCCGCAGAAGGTCTGCACGATGGTCAAACCTTTATGCCACGCAAAGGTTACGAAAATATTCGCAGCTACCAGCTCAATCCAACGCTGGTCTCTTGGGCGATGAAAGTCACAGGACAAACCAAACTGCTGGATTCTGAAGGCGCACAAAAGTACCGTCAGCGTTATCCAGATGACAATGCCCGACGCGCACCAAAGGTTCTGACAGGGACTCACATGACAGGGGATACCTTCTTCCACGGTCCGGGAATGTCAAAAGAGGCTCAGTACATTGCTAAACTGTACGGTGCGGACGACTATCTGGTAACAGAAATGGAAATTGCTGCAATAACTCAGGTTATTGCCCGCACTCAAGGCACCACTCAGCGTGTATTCAGTTTACGTGGTTCGGTCAATTTCGATCAGGGTAATCCTAACGAAACCACGTTGGAGCATTTAGACCCGGCCCCAGGCCAAACCGCTGGCGGGTTTAAAGAAACCGTAGAGAATATTGCTACTGTCGGTGGCGAAATGACGGACTACATTGTTAGTCATTGGGATACATGGCAGAACGGTGTGCCGGCACTGAAGTAA